The genomic stretch aaaatatttttgggcctATTGAAAAATTAAAGAAATTTTTTTAATACATCATATATATTAAAAATGATTAATTTAAAAATGTTTGAGTTCCGGATATACATTTTTGGATGTATCCTATATACAcaatttatttgtttttgaaCTTCGCTATTTTATGATCAAATTTAGTCATAAATTTTCTGGAATATCTTTGAAAATATGTTTTTGAAACCTTAAATTTCAAGTGGTTCCACTACAAGTCGATCTTCGTTACTTGGCTTCTTCTTCTGAGTTGTCGTCGTTGAGGTTGAATTTTACTTTGGGATAACGGATTTGGAGTATTGTCTTTTGTTGTCAGTTGCAGGAATCTTTTGAGGCTTCATCTTATTAGGTGTCTCAATGTGAGCAGTGTGGAGTAGCTTGAGTACCTTGGAAAACTCGGAACACTTGAGGATCTGTCAATTAGGAGTTGTAGAGCTACTGGTGAAGGTAATTTGATTAAGTTTGACTCTGGTTGGGAAAAACTTAAAAGGTTGCATCAAAAACGTTTAAGTGTGTTAATTCTGTATCAGATACCCGATAAGGCACAAAATGTGCTTAAGCTGTATTGGAATCGCATAAATGAATTAAGTTTGTATCGCATACACAAGCGGGCTTCGAGTCTGCTTCAAGTCGTATCGATATCTCAAAAAAGAGTTGGATATGTATCAGATATACAACAGGGCTTAGAGTGTGCTTTAGTCTGTATCGAAATCGCATAAATGCATTAAGTCTATATTTGATATACAATCAATGATAGAGTGTTCTTAAAGTCATATCGGAATCGAAGAAATGTGTTAAGTCTGTATCGGATATACAACTGAGTGTAAAGTGTTCTTTAAGCCATTTCGGAATCGCAGAAATATGTTAAATCTGTATCGAATATAAACTAAAGCATTTGTCTTTGTCCCCGTGTCTCTAGTGTTCTAGAATAAAATTTATATGTCTTTGTCCCCATGTCGCagagatatatatatatatatatatatatatataatatatatatatattatatatatatatatatatatatatatatatatatatatatatatatatatatatattatatatatatatatatatgcaaataaataaataattgatAACGTATAACCTTTGTCGGTGACCTCAGATTGGTAGAATGGTGTCTGGGGTCTTTTGTTGTTGCTCTTCATCGAGGCTTTGAGATTAAAGCATTTTGCTTCGAAGCCTTTCCTTGGGTTGGACGGTGTTTGAGGTGCCTTGCCTCGCATCTTCCTTATGATGTGTGTTAGAGGATTGGCTTCTCTATGGAATAACTTAAGGCTCGTCGAATTGCTCTATCGGATGCTTCTACAAGGCGGTTTTTGCTCATCGAGTTAAGATTTCCTATCCTCCTTCATGTTTCGAAGTAGGCATCCACCTCAAGTAGATACAGGTTTTGTCGAACCCAAAATTATTCTCGAGTGTTGTTGGTATCCCCGACGCACCCTGGAACTAGATTGGGGTGTGACGTTAACTACAAAATTTCGGTATCTGCATGCCATTAATTACAAACTTGTGGTATCTCGAAGATGTCGTCTCGGTAAGAACCCTTACAGGTAAAATGTATGGGTGGTGTTAGGTTGATAGGTGAGTTGTGAGCTTCTGGCTTGGTCTTAGTGGATATTTCTTTCAAATCCCTGCACAAACCTAAACTAGGATCTGAGATCTTTTCTTCGCTAATTCGCGGTTTCCGAGAGAATCAGGACATGGATTTCGGAGAACTACAACTAGGAAGAAGATTTGTCGTGTCGACTGCGATGGATCTGCATATTTGCTTGAGTTCCCTCGATTATGAGATCTTAATGAGCTATGAACGGCGAGATTGGAAAGCGAACATGAACTACAATGATTTTAGAAAATGTGAGTTGATTCTCTCTTGATTCGGTAACCTACAAATCCATATTTTGAACTTCTTATTTCGCTCGATGGCGTTCATGAGACAAACATGATCCTCGTGGAAATTGTATAAATCATACTCTTTTCTCACCAGCAGCGTCACTGTTCCGTTCGAGAATAAAAAATAGAGGCTTTAACTTCTCGAAGGAAGCAAAAATGAAGAGAGTTAGATAACGGATGATCTTGAACGGTGGCTCTGATCTCCTTCACGGTGGTGCATGATGGACCTGGATGGTTAGCATTCCAACACTCAAGTCAATTCAATTTTCAAGATGAGTATAGTGAAATTGGAGACCATAGATTGTACCTTGCTTTTAGTATGTGAACTTTTTATATACTTTGGGCCGAGTATATTGGATTTGATATGGATTGGGCCTTAGTCAATTGAGCCTTTTAGCCGGTCCAAAACACAACCTTAGcctattttaaagaaaaaaatgtTCACCCCTTTATCTTAAGGATAAGAGAGCACTTAAAAATGAAAGGATATTTAAAAAACTAAGTTAGGATGAAATGAAATATTGTGAAAAAGAAAATCAAGTAATAATTgtgaaaataaaagaaatgaaTACGTTTTgacaaaacaaaaacaaaagagaaTTAAAATGCCAAAGCATacaaacaaaagaaaaaaggTCTTAAAAAAAACAGAccttttgaaaaataaaagatTTACCAATAAGATTGTGCTCTCTTATCTTTCGACTTTTTGAATCCAAAGAAAAACCAATATTTTTTTGTAAGCCTTGCCAGATTACAATCAAAAGAAATACCTTAGCGATCTATGACTGGTAATGTATCTTGTGATACTGCTTAAATAAAAGGTAAAATGTCTATATAGTTCATGAATTGTCCAACTTTGAAGAAAACACTAATCATTGAGAGATACTTAGTGAGACCATGATTCAGATGAAGAATTGACTTTTGATCTAGGCATGTTTTAAAATCTTACTTTAGTCAAGCAAGTAGTTTATCTTCATGTTATGGTTTGTGGATAtttatgatgttgattatgaACTTTCATTAGAAATAATATCATGTCCTAAAACAATGTTTTTCAAAAGTTTTTGATCAAGTCATTTAACCTCTCTTGAAAATTGCATTTCAAATTTTTTGGACCATTTGAATTGATTTTGTTTGAGGACAAACAAAAATATATGTCGGGAGAGAGTTGATAAGTTCCAAAATTACGTAAAATATATAGGCACTTATTAACTTATTTTACAATTAATCAATATAAAAACCCTTGATTTATCAATGAAAAGTGATACAAACACTTGTTTGGGCATTCTAACTGCATATTAACCAAAAACTGGTAAAAATGACTAAACACCAACACACAACACAGAAAGATCTTTCCAAGACACTTTCCTACAAGTAGGGTTCGCTAAGTCAAGATCATATATACGCTTAGTAATTAGCCTCGCTAAGCCTAATGCTAAAAGTGGGCTTAGCGCACAAAGGTGGTTCATGAATTCAAGGCTAAGTTACTTTAAGGTTAAGGAATGGTGTGTGCGCTAGGCAAGGATGAGTGGTGCGCCTAGAGAGATAAGGAGGCTAGGGAAAGTTGCAGGTGAGTTGTAATTTCTTAACAAGGAAGAAAGTAGGCGTGTCATCACTTATAAATAGGGATCCATTTTAGTTCACCTAGCAAAGACCGCATACCATCCATTACTTATAAATAGGGATCCATTTTCATAGGGATCCATTGTAGCACAAAAAGAAAGTAGGTTCACCTTAAATCTCAATAGGAGAGAATATGATAGGAATATTAAAGGCATAAGCATTTCTCGAAAAATCGTTGCATATGTTATTCACATTCTTTCTTCTAGTGTTTAATTGTAAAACTATGATGAGTAAGTATAACTAATTCTCTTTTGTTTGTTGGGGTTAGATGTAATCATCATTATACTTATGTATTGACTACGACCATGGTGTTTTATGTAATTTTACTTAAGCTTTAATATTAATGATTTCTCGTCTTAATGCATGCTTTGATTAGCTACCTAAAACATGTTTATACGAAAGGTTATTAAATTCATGAAATTATTTTTCATTAACTACCTAAAACATGTTTTCATGATATAAATTGACACGAGAGATTATTAAATTAATGAAATTATTTTTCATTACATCTCATAACTCTTTTAAGAAGGTGGAATTAACATTGTTGAATATTGAACTCTTGAAACTATCTGATTCTCACCTTTTTTTTAATCTTAATATCTTCAAACTTTCTAAACAAATGATTAGCAATCCAAATCTCAGTTTTCTTAAAGTACATATTGGTCATTTACTTTTATTCTTAAGATTATTTCTTCTCTTACTTGAAACTAGGGGTGGCAATTGGATCCATTTAGagaaaatccatccaatccatccatcaaaaaatccatccaatccatccactacataaaaaattaagttaatggattgatccaatccatccatttataagcatggattatccaatccatccaacacattttaatgatccaatggattttttttatctaatttttaaaaaaaataatttttttcaaatttcaaattttctttttttgaaaataaaaaataatttttttttcgaaaaaaaaactttttttttttaaaaataaaaataaacttatttttttcgaaaaaaatatttttttttgaaaatacaaaaaatcgttttttccaaaaatttaaaaataattttgaaaaataccaaattttgattttattttcgaaaaatttatttttttacgaatataaaaaaaatattttttttcgaaaaaaaaaatatttttaaattatttttttcgaaaatacaaaaatatatttttctttgaaaaaaaatgatttttctcaaaaaaagctgatattgttttattaaaaaaaaattcaaaaaaataagtgatttttttcaaaaaagaaaaattttaaaggaaaaagaaatggatggatggatatccatccactaaaaaatatgataattgatggattggatggatttttattgttaatggatggattggattggatatttttaaaaaacttttagtggattgttaatggataatggattgttttgatccatccattaacgatccaatccatatccatccaatccatccattttgccacccctacttGAAACCATACcataaaaatattttgaattatCATTACCATCCCAAAACCATTCGATTTTAAATTCTTGCTACTAATATTGCAACTGATTCTAGACTGAAAAAAAACTGAGCAGATAGCCTTCAAGTAACTCATTTTCTCTTTCAAGTTTAGGTTATTGAGATCATCAACCTTATGAATTTTCTCCACAAAATCACATGACTCGCATTACTCAAATCACATTTCTCATCTGACCAAATCACCATTTCTGCTCTTGATTCGATTTCTCTCACAGATAAAAACCAGaataaaaaaaagcaaaaaagGTTGTGCATTGCTTGCAGAGACTTTCATATTTTTCTGAAGCACAAATTTCTCTCTAATTCAAACTTAGAGAAAAAGTTTTTCATGCGTTAAATGAGTTTCAAACATGTGTAAAATTCTTTCTAAAATTCTTATCTTCAACCTCTAGTCAAAAGTTGATTGTGTGTTTTAACTTCAACTATAAGAGAGGGTAAAAATCTATTGCGAGGAGGTTCATCAGTGTTCTAATGTCTTATAAAGTTTTGTTTTCAAATTGAAGATTGATTTGATTCATTGTTTCGTAGGTTGACTTCTAGAGAACTTGAGAAAATAGCAACGTATTGTAATTACAAGACACTTGTGATTCTCATATTAGTGAAAGACAAACAAATTCCAACGATAGACTCAATGAATTGGCATCGAAGACTATGTTAAAATAAAAACCCAACAGGCAAATGCATGACTAGTTTATTTGACTAATTAAGTTCTATTTTGAGGTACCAAATTTAAAACCATTATTAGAGTAGAGAAAAGAAGTATATCAAATAAAGAAAGAAGATCCAAAATCATAATCGAGTCTTAACATAAACTTCAAATATTCCAAAATTTTAAAAACTCAACAAACTAATTCATTCTCCAATCTTCTCTTAAGCAACAAGGGTACTGGCAGTTGTTGATTCACTGCAATAGTTGTAAAGCAAACAAGAATTAGAAATAAGATAAAAGTAATATACTTATCATATATATGAAAATAGCTTATATACAAGCACTTTGCTAATAGCTTAAATATAAGCACTTTCCAAGCATTGCAAAAGttgaaaattgaaaaaaaatatatcatTTAATGCTTGGAAAATAAAGAGCAGTGATTATACAAAAACAATTCAGCTTTCAACCATGCAAATAAGAGAATCATGTGTCCTATAAATTAACTGTATGAAAGCTCTAAAACAAAAATCAGCCAGGGGTTAAAGACAGAAAACTTACTATTTCCATACTGGTGGAAGCTTCTTTGTCTTCTTGTAGTAACGAGCAAGACGATGGATCCTGCTCTCAACCAAAATAAGCCTGAACTTAGAATCCTTGTCCTTCCTGTTCCTCTCCAAATGCTTCCTGATTGAGACAGCCTTCTTGATCAAGTGATACAGATCTTCAGGAATTTCAGGAGCAAGACCTAGGAAAACAGAAATTAAAGAATAATTCAGTGACCAAAATGAACACACTAAATGCAAATCGAACTACGATAATGAAACCAATGTGTCAAACATACCATGAGCCTTCAATATGCGCAGAATCTTGCTTCCAGTTACACTCTTAACCTGAGCAATTCCATGGGAGTCACGAAGAATAACACCAATTTGTGATGGAGTTAAACCTTTCTTGGCAAACTTGCAGATGGTTTCATCAACCTGTACAATTCAAGAAAATCAAACTACATTCACACACATTTATTCCGTTAACCTAACaagaataataaaataaattcaAGACAAAAATCAAACTGCTGCAACAAAATAATATCAAAGGTGTCAATACAAGTACCATTATTCACAATTTGGTCATAAAGAACAAACTGGGGTTAATTCACACTGTAACCCTACCCAAACACAGTTCTTTAGAATAAAGATAATACAAAACATAAATCAAGATATATACTGCTACTCTCTATACCTGATTCAATCTAAAAGATGAAGGAAAAATTAATTGAAATTCATCTACAAGAAACAAAAAAAGCAAATAAAATCTGAACAGTACTCAAAAGTTAATCTTAATCTCTTAATTCAATAAACTAAATTACTCGATTGATCATAAAAACTCTAAATTGCACAACTAAAGTAAAACAAACACACATCAAAAACCCTAAATTACAACAAACCCATAAACTACAAGAGAGCTGGATTTTCAGTGACAGTAAATAATCAGATTTTCAATTATCAACCACAAAGTGTGAATTCTAAGATGAACACGCGGAtaaaaaatcaggaaaaaaatttacaaaataaATTAACTAAAAGGGGTTTCGATTTCATACATCCTGGGAAGAGATCTTGAGCCAAGATGGAGCTGTTCTCCTGTAAGGAAGAGCTGAACTGGAAATACCCTTACTGaacaaaaaaaaatcacaaaaaacGTAAGACAATAAGATATATAATTTATACGGATTTGAAAACGAGAGAAATTTGAAACAACATACCCTTTTGAGTGCAAACGACCCATGATGAATGAtggaggagaagaagaagaataacAAACCCTAACTTTGCTGTTCCTACGCCAGTATCAACAAGAGAAGGAAGAAGAGAAGGAGAATATATATATGAATGCTGAAAATTAGGGTAACTTATTGGGTTGGGCTTTATATAAATTGGCCCAACTTTTTAACATTTGGAGAAAATAAAGCATTTTATTCAAAAATAAAATTTGGctaaaaaattgatttttttttctttgatgttgtttttattcaaaaattaataaagaaaatgaatgataaaattaattttaatatattaaaaTATAGTTACTTTTGAACTCTTAAGTTATATTCTAAGAGATATAAATGATTTTATAATATTGACTACGGTTTGGAGATCCAATCGAGCATATCAAATGCGTGGGCACTAGAATCGACTACTATCATGTCTGGGGACAGTAAAATGTAAATTTTCAGTACGTCAATTGATTCACCAAAGTAGAAGTGGAAGTGGGGGAAGAAATGACGGGGAGAAAGTGTTGGATAATTAGAAAGGGACTAAGATTAGATTGCATATGTTTCGCGAGAAATTATGGCTAGAAAGGGCATTTAACATAAATAATCTTTTGACAATGGCACAATCTTATATTAATTATGAGGAAGAACTCTTGGCTGAAGAGGTAGATAAGTGTCGGGGAGAAGGACACCCAGTAAAGATACAATAATCGTTGTATACTTCTTAGTACACTTTTAATTTTAAAGAATTGTGTGAATACCGACTTCAAGGAAGTCTGGATAAGAAATCTTACCTAAATGACAAAACAAGGTACTGATATTTCCATAAGAGTCTTGGCCACAACATCAATATATGTGTCTATTTGAAAGATGTGCTCGAGGAGTTGATTAAGAGTGGGAGACTCCCTCGGTACACCTAAGAGGACAATCGAAAAGATGACcaaaaaaggaaaaagagaaaTAAGTGATTCCCCGTGTGAAAAAGGTGTCCCCTAATAAAATTATAGAGGTTGTATGTGGAACCAAAAAGAAGAAAGATAGTAGTAGCGAAAAGTAAGAAAACCAAAAAGGAAAGTACCAGTACATCACATTCATTACTAGAGGCCTTCCAAACCAAGAAACTCGTCCAAAGGTACCATTAAGAGAATATTTATTGAGTTAATAGTAGTCAACAAAGAAGGAGAGGCAATCTTTGAATGGAAGTCGGAAAGACATATCTTTGGGATCTACGACAATGAAAAGGTGGGTGGGATCCTGAATGAAATTTCTCCCTTATTAATAACGGGGATTATGGCCAACTTGTATATGTCTAGAATCCTCATAGACAGGGAGATCTCGTGTGAAATCATGTATGCAAAGATTTTTGAGAAGCTTGGCCTGAAGAGGGAGAAGTTGTCACCATACGAAGGATATGACATACAAGCCTTCAACGACATGGTAACTCGCCCTTGGGCATACATCAAACTGATGGTCACACTTGAAGATGGAATAGATACCATAATGGTCTATCAGTAGTTTTTAGTAGTCCCCATGTAAAAGCATGTACAATTGCATCATGGCCAAACCCTTCGCAACAACACTGGATGTAATGCCATCCTCGATCTATAATACATCCAATAAGTTAGGACTAACACCTATGGGTAAGTAGTTTCTAATGATGGTAACTCGACCTAAAAAATAGTAAATCCTAAGAATTAGGTTCAATGGGTAATAATAAATTGTGAGTAACTAAAGGTGAGAAAAACATAAGAAGAGGTTTGAATTGTGTTAGACTTTTCGTTCTTTTTAAAGCTCTAGTCAAAATCCAAACACATAGTTTAAAGTTTAGATTAGAGGTGAGTGATAATTAGCGaataatgaatgaaagaaatAAGAGATACACACAAagttatcctggttcctctcataaaCCGAGAGTAATCCAGTCTTCTTATACTTACAAaagattttcactataatcacacaagattacaattttctcaatcacacaagcaagagacttccaatgctcaaacactaagtaagagacttatatgctcaagcacacaagcaataTACTTCCAATTCTtaagcacacaagcaagagacttatatgctcaagaacacaagcaagaaacttcaaatgctcaaacattaagtaagagacttctaacaATCTACCTAAAAGATACAAGATTATTTAGGGTgatacacttgatatacaataAGAGGTGTAGACAAAATACAATACAATAAGACTCTTGAGACTTAGGGATTTCTAGAATATACATATATAAGAAATCCCAAGTTAAACTTGTGCTTATGTTTTGACAGAGTAACAGTTATTTGAATGTCAATAGTTCATTGTTGTTCTTCAAGTTTTCCGCTCCCTATATAGAGAAGGAAAATAGTCGTTGGAGAGTTTGCATAAGATATTCTTTGAGAAGCTTGAATAGTGACGTTGAGATGTTTTTTCAAATGGTTAATGTCGTTGACAAGTCATTTGAAATTCCTTTGCTTCAAAAGGAATTATCATTTACTTACCAGTTATCTATACGAAAAATAGCTTAGGTCTTCACGTGATCAGAAGATGACAAAATAGCCACAGAGTCTGATAGTAACCTATCATAGTCACTTTGATCTTTGCCACAAAGAGTTGGTTCAGACAACTTGTTGAGCAAGATATCTTGAACAAGTTATGGGTCATGTGTGTCATTGTGAGATTTTTGTTTTATTTGAGTCTTTATTTTTTGTATGTATTTTCTACATTTTATTCATGTGCTTCAAACCTAAATGATCTGAATAAAGTATTGAGTTGTAAGGATGTTATACCATCCATATTATTATTGTAATTATCCAAACACAAAGAGAGTGTTTAAGAGAAAGTGATAGGAGTCTCTTATTCAGAGGGAGCCTGAACGAAGCTTCACGGGTAGTATTAGGAAAGTGGATTTGAACTAGTAGAGTTCAGAGTAAGTCCATTTGTCCTTCTGACTATTGAAATTGGAATAGTTATATAGGGATTCCTGAATAGAAAGTCATAGGTAGTATTAGATTGAGGCATTGAACAAGGTTTGTTCATCTAAGACTATTGTACTAATAATATTGAGAGTAAATTTACTTTCTTGGATGGAAGCCCTCCGACGTAGGTGGCGTTGACAATCCTTTGTGTTCTTTGTTGCTTTTTATTTAATTCTTAGTATTTGTTAATCTGTTTTAAACTCTTACTCATGTTGTCCAAAACATCATGTCCAACATTTGTCATGCGAAAAgcagaatttcaattggcatcaaaGCAGGCACCCTATTCTTTTTGGGTGTATTCCGGGGTTCTTATTATGTTCATGATGGATAGTTTAAAAAAAAGAAGCATTTCATCGACCAAAGATTCTTTATGGTATTAAGAATCCTCCAACGAATAGAGTTGAAGACAATTATGAAGATTGTGAAGACCGAGTAGATTATGACACTGTAGAAAATCTCATATTTGCTAAGATCTGTAGTAATGTCGTGAGAAAACTAGATATGAGATATGGGTATAATGTCTTTACAAATTGAAATTTTGTTCCTTAGGGGACGAATGTCAAACTCGATGCTTCGATAATAGGTTCGACAAGTTGCACCATAACCACTACAATAATAAGTACTAGATGATGTAGTAGAAAAGCAATAAAGATAATAATCAATTATTTACTCAATTCGGTGAAACtacacctacgtctgggggatGGGTCCAtaacccaagaaaggaaatttATTACTAGCACCTTAGTACAATCAGACTTACAAGCAACAATAAACCTTATGTTGTTCAATGTCTCTTCCTAAAACTACTCAATGACTTTCTATTTAAATCCCCCATTAAACATGAGAACCTACTCACTTTCTTTTCTGCCACAAAATCAGTGACATGGGCAAGCAACCACTAAACCCTTGTGACCGACTTCAATCTTAACAAGATGAAAGAATGTTGAATATTACAACTCATCTAGATAAACCTTttatgccaagttactgaaacatagaggtgtacataaCAATGTTGAATTACAACTCAAATAGACAAACCTTATATGCCAAATTATTGAAACATAGAGGCGTACATAAAGATTCTACATTAATCATATTAAGGCATTAGCATGGAATACAAGACACAAAACCTAGCACTCAAAGATCTTCAATGGGAGTGGTTGCTTCCAATGTAGGTTTGAGCTCCTTATATAGCATAATAATTTTGGGTTCTCCTTGGATAATAACTTTGATTTCATCCTGAATTAATGCATAATCTATTGGATATTTTATTTGCTCCTTGAATAACTCCAACAATAtatgatttgttttaatttaaattcaaatttaaatatcCATTTAAATTCGAACTAATCCTCATCCAACTGTCAAAAAAATCAACTAATCATATTGTTAAAAATCAATAACAATAAAGTCTTTAACAAATCTTTTGCATAACATCCTTTAAAGTGCATCATTCCTGCGTCTGTTACACAAGGCCCAGATTTCGTATTAACATGCTGGAGCATTGTGCCCAACATGTGTCCTTTCAGCATCTTCATAGAGCTTTAGCAAGCTAAACCAATCTTGAATACTTTGATACTTCTATAAGTTATTGTTTTACTAAATTGCAGCCAATCCAAAGAAAAAAATCTAATAGGAACAACAATATACCATTTGACAAATTGTGGCAAAACAACTCTTTAAGATAAGTAACACTTCTTCCATGAGAACAAGTGACAGCTAGATCTTCAAAGCATTTCAGCAGCAACAACTTCGATGTATCATAGTTAAGCACCAGCAACAACAGAAGTCAGAAGCATCAATATTTAGATGCTTACAAATAATTCATTCAGTTGCTCAAAACCAAACTAACGATCATGCAATCATTTACAAACTTAGTCATGCATGAATCTATCATCACATTGTTAGTAGCATACAATCCTACTAACTAACATATACCAGTATGCAATTATTCCCATACATAGTCATGCACACACAATCAATTAGTAATTGGTATCAAAATTTCAATGAATACTACTAACATAGATATATCTACTTTCATACATACAAGGACTGGAACCTGGTGTCATGCTTGATGCTCCAACGTTGAGCACATCATTACAACTTTCCCATATGGGGTTAGTACTAAGCAAAATTGTTGCCTAAGCAACACCATCATTCCCCTCATTTTGCCATAATTTGGCAAAGGGTAAGGTATTCAACCTGACATCTAAAAGTTAATCATGCATAGGTTAGTATGTTAGCACACACACTACCAAAAACATGATAAAACAACCAGAACATCATAGGTTAATATGTTAACATTACAAAATATCAAAAGGCTAACAATCCATTATATAAAAAAAACACCATTCGGTCTTCATGCCTAATTGAAGCCATAAAGGTTATCCAATCTTCATTAGCCTTTGAGCCACTTTACTCCATTATATGTTTCTTTACAACCTTTATCCTTACAATTCAAGTCTTCCCAGATATAGTTGCTCCAACAGGTGATCCATCAACTTAAGCAGAGGAACTAGTTTCCTTGTTCTCGTTCCTCTCAACCTCAAGAATCTTCTAAATAGTCTTGTCAATGTTGACATCCTTTTCATAGGAAGTTCTCTTAGAATTATTCTGGTTTTGATTCATGTTGATTAACACATTTGGTCGGAGGAAGAAATAAAAAACTACTTTCTTAGTACCCGGTAGGTTGGAGAGAACTTTTGTTTGGCTTGTAACGCCTCTCCAAATATAATAAGTGATTGAAAAAAAGTAAATCACCCTAAATATACATTCACCAAAGAGAATAAGAGAGAATATTTGGCTGGGTATCCTTTCATGTTTCCCTAACTTTGACTATTATAAGACCTCACATATGCACACACACCAAGTGTACTTCTT from Lathyrus oleraceus cultivar Zhongwan6 chromosome 7, CAAS_Psat_ZW6_1.0, whole genome shotgun sequence encodes the following:
- the LOC127107550 gene encoding small ribosomal subunit protein uS15, which encodes MGRLHSKGKGISSSALPYRRTAPSWLKISSQDVDETICKFAKKGLTPSQIGVILRDSHGIAQVKSVTGSKILRILKAHGLAPEIPEDLYHLIKKAVSIRKHLERNRKDKDSKFRLILVESRIHRLARYYKKTKKLPPVWKYESTTASTLVA